The following are from one region of the Stigmatella ashevillena genome:
- a CDS encoding family 4 glycosyl hydrolase: MSGAQTSLFIMGGSSFYTLLLVESLHRAGVTSQLRCITLFGRDEQRLKAVARMCGELTRSLALPVGYTTDFESCLEDEYGLVFNQLRFGGMAARDLDEKIALSQGLVADETLGMVGVSNAIRTLVGLTPFLETLRGKKGPYTLVNFTNPCSIVTQYMLERFGLPVVGICDYPEVLRSAYAELLQQPRANLAIQYFGVNHFGFVHDVLLSGQSVFAELKERLDACSLAPSYHRAFESIVIPAWDLIFNRNALWEGQRQKPNRASFLYALEQELAAKVRQTPLEALFPGPFLERLAARRCDWYDLIVTPVLSNLLHLARAPLILNLGIQDPFGLGCRTCVIETNAVMGAEGHVALPPSERVARSPEFTLVRQMKQAEVELLEAILERSPQRVLRACLLNPMIQDHRAVQSYFAALSEVDPLIAEHLHPLQ, translated from the coding sequence GTGAGCGGCGCACAGACCAGCCTGTTCATCATGGGGGGCAGCAGCTTCTACACGCTGCTGCTGGTGGAGTCGCTGCACCGCGCGGGAGTGACGTCGCAGCTTCGCTGCATCACCCTGTTCGGGAGGGACGAGCAGCGGCTCAAGGCCGTGGCGCGGATGTGCGGTGAGCTGACCCGCTCCCTCGCACTTCCGGTGGGGTACACCACGGACTTCGAGAGCTGCCTGGAGGATGAGTATGGGCTCGTCTTCAACCAGCTCCGGTTTGGAGGCATGGCCGCCCGGGACCTGGATGAGAAGATCGCCCTTTCTCAGGGGCTGGTGGCCGACGAGACCCTGGGCATGGTGGGGGTCAGCAATGCCATCCGGACCCTCGTGGGACTGACCCCCTTCCTGGAGACGCTGAGAGGCAAGAAGGGGCCCTACACGCTGGTGAACTTCACCAACCCGTGCAGCATTGTGACACAGTACATGCTGGAGCGGTTTGGGCTGCCCGTGGTGGGCATCTGTGATTACCCAGAAGTCCTGCGCTCTGCCTATGCCGAGTTGCTCCAACAGCCTCGCGCGAACCTGGCCATTCAGTACTTTGGCGTCAACCACTTCGGCTTCGTCCACGATGTGCTGCTTTCGGGGCAGAGCGTTTTCGCCGAACTCAAGGAGCGCCTCGACGCGTGTTCCCTGGCGCCGTCCTATCACCGGGCCTTCGAGTCGATCGTCATTCCCGCCTGGGACCTGATCTTCAACCGCAACGCGCTCTGGGAGGGGCAGCGGCAGAAGCCCAACCGCGCCTCGTTCCTGTATGCGCTGGAGCAGGAGCTGGCCGCGAAGGTGCGCCAGACCCCGCTGGAGGCCCTGTTCCCGGGGCCCTTCCTGGAACGGCTGGCCGCGCGGCGATGCGATTGGTACGATCTCATCGTCACCCCTGTGCTCTCCAACCTGCTCCACCTTGCCCGCGCCCCGCTGATCCTCAACCTGGGGATCCAGGATCCGTTCGGCTTGGGCTGCCGGACGTGCGTCATCGAGACGAACGCCGTCATGGGGGCGGAGGGCCATGTGGCGCTTCCTCCCTCGGAGCGGGTGGCCCGCTCTCCCGAGTTCACGCTGGTCAGACAGATGAAGCAGGCCGAGGTGGAGTTGCTGGAGGCCATCCTGGAGCGTTCGCCCCAGCGGGTGCTCCGCGCCTGTCTGCTGAACCCGATGATCCAGGACCACCGTGCGGTCCAGTCCTATTTCGCCGCGCTGTCCGAGGTGGACCCGCTCATCGCCGAACACCTACACCCGTTGCAGTAA
- a CDS encoding ATP-binding cassette domain-containing protein, whose protein sequence is MSLLSILERHRLLDGEALAQIHRLQRDKGYLVEEALKELGAEHAEAAASASALLERERRQRLNLKGLRRVFSELSRHRGARGLLLLLSAGSAVFSFPFAFAWYLGTVLQHLRYNHDTSSLWVLTAVAATVLVTGTLLEFLLNTWAAQCNFHITQGLVMRCWERLLHMPYALYRRQEQGRLLSNLTDVIEVLQKHQLYTLRNLLRSLCLIGVSTVALLSFHFAFVLIVVPAVVLTCGVPILISDRATSSLRNEPQAMGRISGFLKSAFASHWLLRFKGGEAVERRLAHIAAGHFINQSRKWLTWNLAYNSRVTLTLLSFLSVLWIGGSLYFAGTIRLGELVTAYLLVTMVTPKLDDVYRIYVYGQSMQANYEILDELMSAPVQSTPRPREDPAPRITSVRLDRVSFRYRPGEPDVLKEASFELRRGYHYAIQGESGSGKSTLVDVLLGLLHPDAGRLLVNGHPLTPEDLPGYWSRVALHDQGNFVFRDRSATDNATPTTGNTGPAEDWHRLANQLGLPQWGHKRPSELSGGERQRICLLRTLATRADIYVFDEPTSALDSANARLVMDSILALRNAIVLVISHSPEAVKRFEHVIRVEQGHVTLRGAALEHEREPAA, encoded by the coding sequence GTGTCATTGCTGTCCATCCTTGAGCGTCATCGCCTGTTGGACGGCGAAGCCCTTGCCCAGATCCACCGGCTGCAACGGGACAAGGGCTACCTGGTCGAAGAGGCCCTGAAGGAGCTGGGAGCAGAGCATGCGGAAGCCGCCGCGAGCGCCTCGGCCCTGCTGGAGCGCGAGCGCCGCCAGCGGCTGAACCTGAAGGGGCTCCGCCGCGTCTTCTCCGAATTGAGCCGCCACCGAGGAGCCAGAGGCCTCCTGCTCCTGCTGAGCGCGGGCAGCGCGGTCTTCAGCTTCCCATTCGCGTTCGCCTGGTATCTCGGCACGGTGTTGCAACACCTGCGATACAACCATGACACATCGTCGCTGTGGGTCCTGACCGCAGTGGCCGCCACCGTCCTCGTGACGGGAACGTTGCTGGAATTCCTGCTCAACACATGGGCGGCACAATGCAACTTCCACATCACCCAGGGGCTGGTGATGCGTTGCTGGGAGCGCCTGCTCCACATGCCCTACGCGCTCTACCGGCGCCAGGAGCAGGGGCGCCTGCTGAGCAACCTGACGGATGTCATCGAGGTGTTGCAGAAACACCAACTCTACACGCTTCGGAACCTGCTGCGCTCGCTGTGCCTCATCGGGGTCTCCACGGTGGCGCTGCTCTCCTTCCACTTCGCCTTCGTCCTCATCGTCGTGCCCGCGGTGGTGCTCACCTGCGGGGTTCCCATCCTCATCTCCGACCGGGCCACCTCGTCTCTGAGGAATGAACCTCAGGCCATGGGCCGAATCAGCGGATTCCTCAAATCCGCTTTCGCCTCTCACTGGCTGCTGCGCTTCAAGGGCGGGGAGGCCGTGGAACGCCGTCTGGCCCACATTGCCGCCGGGCATTTCATCAACCAGTCCCGGAAATGGCTGACATGGAATCTGGCTTATAACAGCCGGGTCACCCTGACCTTGCTCAGCTTCCTGTCAGTGCTCTGGATCGGCGGCTCGCTGTATTTCGCGGGGACCATCCGCCTCGGAGAGCTGGTCACCGCGTACCTCCTCGTCACCATGGTCACCCCCAAACTGGACGACGTGTACCGCATCTACGTGTACGGTCAGTCCATGCAGGCCAACTACGAGATCCTCGACGAGCTGATGAGCGCGCCGGTGCAAAGCACGCCCCGCCCTCGCGAAGACCCGGCGCCCCGCATCACGTCCGTGAGGCTCGACAGGGTCAGCTTCCGCTACCGGCCCGGTGAGCCCGACGTGCTGAAGGAGGCCTCCTTCGAGCTACGCCGCGGGTACCACTATGCCATCCAGGGCGAAAGTGGCTCGGGAAAGAGCACGCTCGTGGATGTGCTCTTGGGCTTGCTCCATCCGGACGCGGGACGCCTGCTCGTGAATGGCCACCCCCTGACGCCCGAGGATCTGCCAGGGTACTGGAGCCGGGTAGCGCTCCATGACCAGGGCAATTTCGTCTTCCGGGATCGCAGCGCCACCGACAACGCCACACCCACCACAGGCAACACCGGCCCTGCAGAGGACTGGCATCGGCTGGCGAACCAGCTGGGCTTGCCGCAGTGGGGCCACAAGCGCCCCTCCGAGCTGTCGGGCGGGGAGCGGCAGCGGATCTGTCTCCTCAGGACACTGGCCACCCGGGCGGACATCTACGTCTTCGACGAACCCACCTCGGCCTTGGACTCAGCCAATGCCAGGCTGGTGATGGACAGCATCCTCGCCTTGCGAAACGCCATCGTCCTCGTCATCAGCCATTCGCCTGAGGCCGTCAAACGCTTCGAGCACGTCATCCGTGTCGAGCAGGGGCACGTCACGCTGCGCGGGGCCGCGCTGGAGCATGAGCGGGAGCCTGCGGCGTGA
- a CDS encoding sedoheptulose 7-phosphate cyclase translates to MAHIKVVGGGTSVMGSTLQVSAQADFGYGVHNEEGLFAPGNPLVRGLCGDSRMLVCISPSVDRLHGERIRQYFRTHFAPEQYRFQEVSTSESNKSIENVLRLCEAAKSFWLDRHGLLVAIGGGIVLDVVGFAASIYRRGIRYIKVPTTLVGQVDVAVGVKTGVNLSGSKNLIGTYYPAYATLNDRGFLSTLPARELRCGLAEIIKMGLVCDPEIFTALEEHFLPPVSKHLEHPLPQEAVVGAMVRMIEELQPNLFELNLERLVDFGHTFSMSLETVSGYAHAHGEAVAMDMALSACLSNELGILSEAEFERILTLLDVVGLPVFDESHCSIDAMWQALMEVNVHRGHRINLVIPARIGEGMFLHRLEDVPRDVLARAIRRMSGLSRRHGVEALGSEGDQLGRASGA, encoded by the coding sequence ATGGCGCATATCAAGGTGGTGGGTGGCGGTACGAGCGTGATGGGCAGCACGCTGCAGGTCTCCGCTCAGGCGGACTTTGGCTATGGGGTGCACAACGAGGAGGGGCTCTTCGCGCCGGGCAACCCTCTCGTGCGGGGTCTCTGTGGTGATTCGCGCATGCTGGTGTGCATCAGTCCCTCCGTGGACCGCCTGCATGGGGAGCGGATCCGCCAATACTTTCGCACCCACTTCGCGCCGGAGCAGTACCGCTTCCAGGAGGTGAGCACCTCCGAGTCGAACAAGTCGATCGAGAACGTGCTTCGCCTCTGCGAGGCGGCCAAGTCCTTCTGGTTGGACCGGCACGGGCTCCTGGTCGCCATCGGCGGTGGCATCGTCCTGGACGTGGTGGGCTTTGCCGCGTCCATCTACCGGCGTGGCATCCGGTACATCAAAGTGCCGACCACCCTGGTGGGCCAGGTCGACGTGGCCGTGGGCGTCAAGACGGGGGTGAACCTGTCGGGCTCGAAGAATCTGATTGGCACGTACTACCCCGCGTACGCGACGCTCAACGACAGGGGGTTCCTGTCCACCTTGCCTGCCCGGGAGCTGCGGTGCGGGCTGGCGGAGATCATCAAGATGGGGCTCGTGTGCGACCCGGAGATCTTCACCGCTCTGGAGGAGCACTTCCTGCCGCCGGTGAGCAAGCACCTGGAGCACCCTCTGCCCCAGGAGGCCGTGGTGGGGGCCATGGTCCGGATGATTGAGGAGCTGCAGCCCAATCTGTTCGAGCTGAACCTCGAGCGCCTGGTGGATTTCGGGCACACGTTCAGCATGAGCCTGGAGACGGTCAGTGGGTACGCTCATGCCCACGGCGAGGCCGTGGCCATGGACATGGCGCTGTCGGCCTGTCTCAGCAACGAGCTGGGCATCTTGAGCGAGGCCGAGTTCGAGCGGATCCTCACGTTGCTGGATGTGGTGGGGCTGCCGGTATTTGACGAGTCCCACTGCTCGATCGATGCCATGTGGCAGGCCCTGATGGAGGTGAATGTGCATCGGGGCCACCGCATCAACCTGGTGATTCCGGCCCGGATCGGCGAGGGAATGTTCCTGCACAGGCTGGAGGATGTGCCCCGGGACGTGCTGGCACGGGCCATTCGCCGCATGTCAGGGCTGTCCCGGCGGCACGGTGTGGAGGCGCTCGGCTCCGAAGGGGACCAATTGGGGCGCGCCTCAGGAGCGTAA
- a CDS encoding isopenicillin N synthase family dioxygenase, whose protein sequence is MSTAFAAGEFDRLPVIDVRALTDPSSSAAARQSVAEQLGAACRESGFFYAIGHGVSAGLQSHLEDLSRRFFALPLADKMAIRMALGGRAWRGYFPVGGELTSGRPDRKEGLYFGAELDPGHPLVRTGTPLHGANLFPREPLGLRAAVLDYMAALTHLGHALMSGIALSLGLTEDYFAVRYTADPLVLFRIFNYPPGADTAEDGQPIWGVGEHTDYGVLTLLKQDDAGGLQVKSRQGGQVRWIEAPPVPDSFVCNIGDMLDRMTRGVYRSTPHRVQNRAGRDRLSLPFFFDPGWTAAIRPIDAPALEGASADDASERWDGQSVHTFQGTYGDYLLGKVGKVFPDLKTAVL, encoded by the coding sequence ATGAGCACCGCCTTCGCCGCCGGTGAGTTCGACCGCCTTCCCGTCATTGACGTCCGTGCGCTCACGGACCCTTCGTCGAGCGCTGCCGCCCGGCAATCCGTCGCCGAGCAGTTGGGCGCCGCGTGCCGGGAGAGCGGCTTCTTCTATGCCATTGGCCACGGCGTCAGCGCGGGGCTTCAGTCCCACCTGGAGGACTTGAGCCGACGCTTCTTCGCACTACCGCTCGCGGACAAGATGGCCATCCGCATGGCCCTGGGCGGACGCGCCTGGCGCGGATACTTCCCTGTCGGGGGCGAATTGACCTCCGGCCGCCCAGACCGCAAGGAAGGCCTCTATTTCGGCGCCGAGTTGGACCCCGGCCATCCGCTCGTCCGGACGGGGACGCCCCTGCACGGCGCCAACCTGTTCCCCCGCGAGCCCCTCGGCCTGCGCGCCGCCGTCCTCGACTACATGGCCGCCCTCACCCACCTCGGCCATGCCCTCATGTCGGGCATCGCACTCAGCCTTGGCCTGACCGAGGACTACTTCGCCGTGCGCTACACCGCCGATCCCCTCGTCCTCTTCCGCATCTTCAATTACCCCCCTGGGGCCGACACCGCCGAGGACGGCCAGCCCATCTGGGGCGTGGGCGAGCACACGGACTACGGCGTGCTCACCCTCCTCAAGCAGGATGACGCCGGAGGACTTCAGGTCAAATCACGCCAGGGTGGGCAGGTGCGCTGGATCGAAGCCCCGCCCGTGCCAGACTCCTTCGTGTGCAACATCGGGGACATGCTCGACCGCATGACCCGGGGCGTCTACCGCTCGACGCCGCACCGGGTGCAGAACCGGGCGGGGCGCGACCGTCTGTCCTTGCCGTTCTTCTTCGACCCGGGTTGGACTGCGGCGATCCGTCCCATCGATGCCCCAGCGCTCGAAGGCGCCTCCGCGGATGACGCTTCCGAGCGCTGGGACGGACAAAGCGTCCATACCTTCCAAGGCACCTATGGCGACTACCTGCTCGGCAAGGTGGGCAAGGTCTTCCCGGACTTGAAGACCGCGGTGCTGTGA
- a CDS encoding phytanoyl-CoA dioxygenase family protein yields the protein MESPSVDNTRWLFDTSRFQAQGFIHLPSFVQGAELESLQAEVLALISSKALMVPREGSEHFFKKYQSTSYCYVDRHEHVPTLAALINHPRLRHIVRELLPEEGLFHASLVQYHKAGEGQAIPWHQDIDPEIVGAGQMFNFLLYPFDTSLESGALFVVEGSHGNKRLPAGEPHGDLPGQMHLCPRAGDLVITDCTLFHKVNHNTSGRDRMSINMRFRNGALDRKQTSVGIYRNGRVNYGG from the coding sequence ATGGAAAGCCCATCGGTGGACAACACACGCTGGCTGTTCGACACGTCCCGTTTCCAGGCGCAGGGGTTCATCCACCTTCCGTCCTTCGTTCAAGGCGCCGAGCTGGAGTCCCTGCAGGCCGAAGTGCTGGCGCTGATCTCCAGCAAGGCGCTGATGGTGCCTCGCGAGGGCTCCGAGCACTTCTTCAAGAAGTACCAGTCAACCAGCTACTGCTACGTGGACCGGCACGAGCACGTTCCCACCCTGGCCGCGCTGATCAATCACCCCCGCTTGCGCCACATCGTGCGCGAACTGCTGCCGGAGGAGGGGCTCTTCCACGCCTCGCTGGTGCAGTACCACAAGGCCGGAGAGGGGCAGGCCATCCCCTGGCACCAGGACATCGACCCAGAGATCGTCGGCGCGGGGCAGATGTTCAACTTTCTGCTCTACCCGTTCGACACCTCGCTGGAGTCGGGTGCGCTGTTCGTGGTGGAGGGCAGCCATGGGAACAAGCGCCTTCCGGCCGGCGAGCCCCACGGCGACTTGCCGGGCCAGATGCACCTGTGCCCCCGCGCGGGCGACCTGGTCATCACGGATTGCACCTTGTTCCATAAGGTGAACCACAACACCTCGGGCCGGGATCGCATGTCGATCAACATGCGGTTCCGCAACGGGGCGTTGGATCGGAAGCAGACCTCCGTGGGCATCTATCGCAATGGGCGAGTGAACTATGGGGGCTGA
- a CDS encoding ATP-binding cassette domain-containing protein — translation MKALLRYLHAGYGTYWAILLALISFVSLFSFLIPSSFKVVVDTLLPWGSARQFHLFSLFVLLMVLTRTVLNALQDYLFLRLRQLIEKGLLKRYFESVITLPITRLSALGEGELVNRISLILVNFQMLLPEFVYYCAYALFVSMAVMVVLYLVNPYFLLISLGFLALHAINFALHHSTSRRFSTAYVTAKGELASAYVDIFKGRKLITLTGTEQTLLQSLEQNNRTIHQAAFRRDLAESGQALWQQMLHGSTYLALVSTGALAMFKGALSAGDLVLSLLLIGFAYEPVYRLSRLSKALAEADAQFARVLPLLSESSRRARGGLSPGPIERLELRGVTFKRSDRELLRSVDYTFLPGHIYVIQGPSGGGKTTLFHLLSGLLQPIHGQVLWNGRDVSTLSPPELSQWMTYCPQQSLLLDGSVEENITLFDGTPDRARLAEALHRSTADTFVREDEAASLKVENEGTNFSGGQKQRLHLARAWYHAAPVMLFDEPTASLDTGNEESFFQRLSEAAADRIILIISHRPRVHRYATQVLQLAHGTLRRLE, via the coding sequence GTGAAGGCACTGCTGCGCTACCTGCACGCGGGCTACGGGACCTACTGGGCGATCCTCCTGGCATTAATTTCCTTCGTCTCCCTGTTCTCGTTCCTGATTCCCAGCAGCTTCAAGGTGGTGGTCGACACGTTGTTGCCTTGGGGCAGCGCCCGCCAGTTTCACCTGTTCAGCCTCTTCGTCCTGCTGATGGTGCTCACTCGCACCGTGCTCAACGCGTTGCAGGACTATCTGTTTCTGCGCCTGCGGCAGCTCATCGAAAAAGGCCTGCTCAAGCGCTATTTCGAGTCAGTCATCACCCTGCCCATCACGCGCCTGTCCGCCCTGGGCGAAGGCGAGCTGGTCAATCGCATCTCATTGATCCTCGTCAACTTCCAGATGCTGCTCCCAGAGTTCGTCTATTACTGCGCCTACGCCCTGTTCGTGTCGATGGCCGTGATGGTGGTGCTGTATCTGGTCAATCCCTACTTCCTGCTCATCAGCCTGGGATTTCTGGCGCTGCACGCCATCAACTTTGCCCTGCATCACTCCACCAGCCGCCGCTTCTCGACAGCCTATGTCACCGCCAAGGGGGAGTTGGCCAGCGCCTACGTGGACATCTTCAAGGGCCGCAAGCTCATCACCTTGACGGGCACCGAGCAGACCCTCTTGCAGTCGCTGGAGCAGAACAACCGGACGATCCACCAAGCGGCGTTCCGGCGTGACCTGGCCGAGAGCGGACAGGCCCTGTGGCAGCAGATGCTCCATGGGTCGACCTATCTGGCCCTGGTGTCCACGGGCGCGCTGGCCATGTTCAAAGGGGCCCTGTCGGCGGGAGATCTGGTCCTGAGCCTGCTGTTGATAGGCTTTGCCTATGAGCCCGTCTACCGGCTGAGCCGACTTTCCAAGGCACTGGCGGAGGCGGATGCTCAGTTCGCCCGGGTGCTGCCCCTGCTGTCAGAGTCCTCCCGCCGCGCCAGGGGGGGCCTGAGCCCTGGCCCCATCGAGCGGCTGGAGCTGCGGGGCGTGACATTCAAGCGCTCGGACCGGGAATTGCTGCGCTCCGTGGACTACACGTTTCTGCCCGGCCACATCTATGTCATCCAAGGACCGAGCGGAGGTGGCAAGACCACCCTCTTCCATCTGCTCTCGGGGCTGCTTCAACCCATCCACGGGCAGGTGCTGTGGAACGGCCGGGATGTGAGCACCCTGTCTCCCCCGGAGCTGTCCCAGTGGATGACTTACTGCCCTCAACAGAGCCTGCTGCTGGATGGCAGCGTCGAGGAGAACATCACCCTCTTCGATGGCACGCCCGACCGGGCGCGCCTCGCCGAAGCCTTGCACCGGTCCACTGCCGACACCTTTGTGCGCGAGGACGAGGCAGCGTCCCTGAAAGTCGAGAACGAGGGCACGAATTTCTCAGGCGGGCAGAAGCAGCGGCTCCACCTGGCTCGCGCGTGGTATCATGCGGCCCCAGTGATGCTGTTCGATGAGCCCACCGCCAGCCTGGACACCGGCAACGAAGAATCATTCTTTCAACGCCTCTCGGAAGCAGCCGCGGACCGCATCATCCTGATCATCTCGCATCGCCCCCGGGTGCACCGCTACGCCACCCAGGTGCTGCAACTGGCGCATGGCACCCTTCGGCGCTTGGAGTAG
- a CDS encoding bestrophin family protein: MIVGQMLSWRIVIRYTGRPVVLHVVFALCIAAAYELLGADWLAVPALPVSVLAAALGILLAFRNNSAYDRWWEARTLWGSLVNTSRSFARQVLTFLPAPLNRSGDGQPEVAPATPRLMRTAGEPASPVLATFWSGASDGAVRDALGKAREAFPPVPLPTRLVSLDMKHESQGAPRGVITGLFEGITEDARELVYAQIGFVNALRCHLRRQDPFPEIAPFFRPSVIEALRDEHNVPAAILLWISTRLRLIFGQVHGEEKVFLVVALNNTLNELTNILGACERIKNTPLPRQYDILPRAMVRAYLAMLPLGVVSDLGWLTPLVTAIIAFLFIAMDAVGHDVENPFENNVSDTPMTALSRTIEINLRQALGETELPPPVQPINGLLY; this comes from the coding sequence ATGATTGTGGGCCAGATGTTGTCCTGGCGTATCGTCATCCGGTACACGGGGCGGCCGGTCGTCCTGCACGTGGTGTTCGCCCTCTGCATCGCCGCGGCGTATGAGCTGCTGGGTGCGGACTGGCTGGCGGTTCCTGCGCTCCCCGTCTCCGTGCTCGCCGCGGCCCTGGGCATCCTTCTCGCCTTTCGCAACAACTCCGCCTACGACCGGTGGTGGGAGGCCCGTACCCTGTGGGGAAGTCTGGTGAACACCTCGCGGTCATTTGCCCGCCAGGTGCTCACCTTCCTGCCGGCTCCCTTGAACCGGAGTGGTGACGGCCAGCCCGAGGTGGCTCCCGCTACTCCGCGGCTGATGCGGACGGCGGGAGAACCCGCCTCTCCAGTCCTGGCCACCTTCTGGTCCGGTGCCAGCGACGGTGCCGTGAGAGATGCGCTCGGCAAAGCCCGTGAGGCATTTCCTCCGGTTCCTCTGCCGACGCGCCTCGTGTCCCTGGACATGAAGCATGAGTCTCAGGGGGCCCCTCGTGGCGTCATCACGGGCCTGTTCGAGGGCATTACCGAGGATGCGCGGGAGCTGGTGTATGCGCAGATCGGTTTCGTGAACGCGCTTCGCTGCCACCTGCGACGCCAGGATCCGTTTCCTGAGATTGCGCCGTTCTTCAGGCCGTCCGTCATCGAGGCCTTGCGGGACGAGCACAACGTGCCCGCGGCGATCCTTCTCTGGATATCGACGCGGCTGCGCCTCATCTTCGGCCAGGTTCATGGGGAGGAGAAGGTGTTCCTGGTGGTGGCGCTGAACAACACCCTCAACGAGCTGACGAACATTCTGGGGGCGTGTGAGCGCATCAAGAACACGCCCTTGCCGCGCCAGTACGACATCCTGCCCCGGGCGATGGTGCGGGCCTACCTGGCGATGTTGCCGCTCGGGGTGGTGAGCGATCTGGGGTGGCTTACCCCGCTGGTGACCGCGATCATCGCGTTCCTGTTCATCGCCATGGATGCGGTGGGGCACGATGTCGAGAACCCGTTCGAGAACAACGTCAGCGACACGCCGATGACGGCGCTCTCCCGCACCATCGAGATCAACCTGCGTCAGGCGCTGGGCGAGACGGAGCTGCCCCCTCCCGTGCAGCCCATTAATGGGCTGCTCTACTGA
- a CDS encoding SDR family oxidoreductase gives MHTLQGWTALVTGASSGIGEACAIALSQAGARLVLVGRREERLQTLAAKLAAPAHVLLLDVRSRSDVEAAVASLPPEFANVDILVNNAGLALGTSLAHEASLDDWETVIDTNCKGLVYITHALLPGMVQRNRGHIVNLGSVAATYPYPGGNIYGATKAFLHQFSQNLKADLIGTRVRVTDVQPGMVETEFTLVRFKGDTQRASKHYEGMESLQAADIADIVLWCATRPAHVNINVVEVMPADQAFGPFAIKRR, from the coding sequence ATGCACACCCTTCAAGGATGGACGGCCCTCGTCACCGGGGCCAGCTCAGGAATCGGCGAGGCCTGCGCCATCGCCCTGTCTCAAGCAGGCGCGCGCCTCGTTCTGGTGGGCCGGAGAGAAGAGCGCCTCCAGACGCTGGCAGCGAAGCTCGCGGCCCCCGCCCATGTCCTTCTGCTGGATGTGCGCTCCCGGAGCGATGTCGAGGCCGCCGTGGCCTCCTTGCCTCCAGAGTTCGCCAACGTAGACATCCTGGTCAACAATGCCGGGCTCGCGCTGGGCACCTCGCTCGCGCACGAGGCCTCTCTCGACGACTGGGAGACGGTGATCGACACCAACTGCAAGGGGCTCGTCTACATCACCCATGCCCTGTTGCCCGGCATGGTTCAACGCAACCGGGGTCACATCGTGAACCTGGGTTCAGTGGCCGCCACCTATCCCTATCCAGGCGGCAACATCTACGGCGCGACCAAGGCCTTCCTGCACCAGTTCTCGCAGAACCTGAAGGCGGACCTCATCGGCACGCGCGTGCGCGTGACCGACGTGCAGCCGGGTATGGTCGAAACGGAGTTCACCCTCGTGCGTTTCAAGGGAGACACCCAGCGCGCGAGCAAGCACTACGAGGGGATGGAGTCCCTCCAGGCGGCCGATATCGCGGACATCGTCCTCTGGTGTGCCACGCGTCCGGCCCACGTGAACATCAACGTGGTCGAGGTCATGCCAGCCGATCAGGCCTTCGGCCCCTTTGCCATCAAGCGTCGCTGA